Proteins encoded in a region of the Esox lucius isolate fEsoLuc1 chromosome 9, fEsoLuc1.pri, whole genome shotgun sequence genome:
- the soul5l gene encoding heme-binding protein 2 produces MEISGLLMLVLMGSVGVEGGVGPSSNSTFCTESKECLEYELVCKTDEYEVRHYSPTRWVSTDAEAYFMGVGAAMAFRRLFQYITGANNHGVQMEMTAPVLVRIPEETRVWEPAIYTLSFLLPAAFQDKTPTPTNDKLYFTDMPAMDVYVRSYGGWMLSVTSRLHAHLLTKELARVQAVFNHTYHYGVGYDSPLKLLNRHNEVWYVAEGDAVCSDPQEPTPPHTPAAARTPEAHTSPFTPSRIPPNVTTDSPSVRRSTTPSQAPGVTPSEGLKVAGGPVANSSNPRVDGPWNNTVEASLEDAPSDNSVVAPPKPHLA; encoded by the exons AT GGAGATCTCAGGTTTGTTAATGCTGGTGCTGATGGGTTCAGTCGGTGTTGAAGGTGGCGTTGG CCCCAGCAGCAACTCCACTTTCTGCACCGAGTCGAAAGAATGTCTTGAGTACGAGCTGGTGTGCAAAACAGACGAGTATGAG GTGCGTCACTACAGCCCCACTCGATGGGTGTCGACGGACGCCGAGGCCTACTTCATGGGGGTGGGAGCTGCCATGGCCTTCAGAAGACTCTTCCAGTACATCACTGGAGCCAACaaccatg gTGTGCAGATGGAGATGACCGCCCCCGTCTTAGTGAGGATCCCAGAGGAGACCCGGGTTTGGGAGCCAGCCATCTACACACTCAGCTTCCTGCTTCCAGCAGCCTTTCAGGACAAGACCCCGACGCCCACCAATGACAAG CTGTACTTCACCGACATGCCTGCCATGGACGTGTACGTGCGGAGCTACGGCGGCTGGATGTTGTCCGTGACCTCGAGGCTTCACGCCCACCTGCTGACCAAGGAGCTGGCCCGGGTCCAGGCTGTCTTCAACCACACGTACCACTATGGAGTGGGCTACGACAG TCCCCTGAAACTGCTGAACAGACACAACGAGGTCTGGTACGTTGCCGAGGGAGACGCCGTCTGCTCCGACCCCCAGGAACCGACCCCGCCGCACACGCCCGCCGCCGCGCGCACACCCGAGGCGCACACATCCCCCTTCACCCCGTCCCGCATCCCCCCCAACGTCACGACAGACTCCCCCTCGGTCCGCCGGTCCACCACGCCCTCCCAGGCCCCTGGGGTGACCCCTTCTGAGGGCCTCAAGGTGGCGGGGGGCCCCGTGGCCAACAGCTCAAACCCACGGGTGGACGGTCCCTGGAACAACACCGTCGAGGCCTCGCTGGAGGACGCGCCCTCTGACAACTCCGTGGTCGCCCCGCCCAAACCCCACCTGGCCTAG
- the LOC105005706 gene encoding keratin, type I cytoskeletal 9, producing the protein MNSYEGRRFSASSFSGFGGRVAAVAGGSAVRSSFGTAAGGAGLGFRMGFGAGGGMSSGGSNMLGFIGGDAGRGGGGGGGGAGFGFGGQDLSPGLVGNDKEQMNNLNSRLATYLEKVRKLEETNHALEEKLRTFTCNEIEAHDLTIYDKTLIPLKEQLMKTLMKNTQTAIEIDNAKLAADDFRIKWQNELAMRQCVEGDVGGLKNLHRQYEMDNTVMIQDIQGYEEERLSMRKNHEEDLMSMRGGMSGQVNVDIQSARGQDLSAVLTEIRSEYEAAMEKNRKQAEDWYTKQVEMKQAATVTEATAATATTSELTDLRNRYQSLQIECEGLRMGIANLEARQVEIQAQFQQRLSGYSGTVVALEEELTSIRSSITEQSDDYQSLLNIKSRLEKEIQQYRGLLEGANVGEPTESSGKAVVTIRTIVSEGKSSGGTGGQATMSSGGSKAGGGAVMTTKSSISSSFTSSSSSGAGADVMSSGVAPMVSGGGGATEGGKKMSVNSLSNTEVPRAGGVVKEGGLPKSGTTDVGSSSSSSGGTAMMSSGGGTDKAVKSAGGGAGATVMSSGGAMREAASVKSGITDISFPSSISGATVIMSSGGGANTDIKSAGGGTGEAVMSSGGAVKEDGLVKSGTSEAMLSSGGGAKEEGMLKSGIPEVSTSSSIPGNATMMSSGAGVGTVMKSTGGVAGAAVLSSGGAVKEGIMKSGTTEVTSSSSISGGGAPITSSGGDASAVVKSPGVTNDANVMLPGGALKEGGMVKSGTSKVTSSATSLEEGAVMTSSGGGVQGTGAASATAAATVLAGGTAKEGGTVIAVVSSSSSGGAIISSEGSSTVSGSGMTAMSSGGGSTVSGSGMTAMSSGGGSTVSSGGMTATSSGGGSTVSSGGMTAISSGGGSTVSAGGMTAMSSGGGSTVSTGGMKAMSSEAGSTVSAGGMTAMSSGGGSTVSAGGMTGMSSGGGSTVSAGEMTGMSSGGGSTVSAGGMTAISSGGGSTVSTGGMTAMSSGGASTVSAGGMTAMSSGGGSTVSAGEMTGMSSGGGSTVSSGGMTAMSSGGGSTVSGGGVMAMSSGDSSTASGGGITVMSSGGGSTVSTGGMTAMSSGGVSTVSGGGVTAMSSGDSSTASGGGMTTQSSTSSSSTSVGGVMSSPVPVSTGEIPTVPK; encoded by the exons ATGAATTCCTATGAGGGGCGCCGCTTCTCCGCCAGCTCGTTCTCCGGGTTCGGGGGGCGGGTGGCGGCGGTGGCGGGTGGGTCAGCCGTGCGTTCCAGCTTCGGGACGGCGGCCGGAGGTGCCGGACTCGGCTTCAGGATGGGCTTTGGTGCCGGTGGCGGGATGAGCTCCGGTGGCAGCAATATGCTGGGCTTCATTGGTGGGGACGCTGGCAGAGGTGGCGGTGGCGGAGGAGGTGGAGCAGGTTTTGGATTCGGCGGTCAGGACTTGTCCCCCGGGCTTGTCGGTAATGACAAGGAACAGATGAACAACCTGAACAGCCGTCTGGCCACCTACCTGGAGAAGGTGCGTAAGCTGGAGGAGACCAACCACGCCCTGGAGGAGAAGCTGAGAACCTTCACCTGCAATGAGATCGAGGCTCACGATCTGACAATCTACGACAAAACACTGATACCACTCAAGGAACAG ctGATGAAGACCTTGATGAAGAACACACAGACGGCGATAGAAATCGACAACGCCAAGCTAGCCGCTGATGACTTCAGAATCAA GTGGCAGAACGAGCTGGCGATGCGTCAGTGTGTGGAGGGGGACGTGGGGGGGTTGAAGAACCTGCACCGTCAGTATGAGATGGACAACACGGTCATGATACAGGACATTCAGGGCTACGAGGAGGAACGGCTCTCCATGAGGAAGAACCACGAGGAG GATCTGATGTCAATGCGTGGAGGCATGTCGGGCCAGGTGAACGTGGACATCCAGTCTGCTAGAGGCCAGGACCTGTCCGCGGTGCTGACTGAGATCCGGTCTGAGTATGAGGCAGCCATGGAGAAGAACCGCAAACAGGCTGAGGACTGGTACACAAAACAG GTGGAAATGAAGCAGGCAGCGACGGTGACCGAGGCAACCGCGGCGACTGCGACCACGTCAGAGCTGACCGATTTACGCAACCGCTACCAGAGCCTCCAAATTGAATGCGAGGGTCTACGCATGGGG ATAGCGAACCTGGAGGCCCGGCAGGTGGAGATTCAGGCCCAGTTCCAGCAGAGACTTTCCGGGTACAGTGGCACGGTGGTCGCCCTGGAGGAAGAACTCACCTCCATCCGGTCCAGCATCACAGAGCAGAGCGACGACTACCAA AGCTTGCTCAACATTAAGAGTCGTCTGGAGAAAGAGATTCAGCAGTACAGGGGGTTGCTGGAGGGAGCCAATGTCGGAGAGCCCACAGAGTCCTCAG GTAAGGCCGTCGTGACCATCAGAACCATCGTGTCAGAGGGGAAATCGTCAGGGGGCACCGGAGGACAGGCAACGATGTCATCGGGCGGGAGCAAGGCGGGGGGAGGGGCAGTGATGACGACAAAGTCCAGCATCAGCTCCTCGTTTACCTCCTCTAGCAGCTCAGGTGCAGGAGCAGACGTCATGTCATCAGGAGTTGCTCCAATGGTTTCCGGTGGTGGAGGAGCCACGGAGGGAGGCAAGAAGATGTCCGTTAACTCCTTGAGCAACACAGAAGTACCCAGAGCAGGAGGTGTAGTGAAGGAGGGAGGCTTGCCAAAGTCTGGCACCACAGATGTTGGTTCTTCATCTAGCAGTTCAGGAGGCACAGCTATGATGTCATCGGGGGGAGGCACTGATAAAGCTGTAAAATCAGCAGGAGGCGGCGCCGGTGcaacagtgatgtcatcaggaGGTGCAATGAGGGAGGCAGCCTCGGTAAAGTCTGGCATCACAGATATTAGCTTTCCATCAAGCATTTCAGGAGCCACAGTTATAATGTCATCAGGAGGAGGTGCAAATACAGATATAAAATCAGCAGGAGGAGGCACAGGTGAAGCAGTGATGTCATCGGGAGGTGCAGTGAAAGAGGATGGCTTGGTGAAGTCTGGCACCAGTGAGGCAATGTTGTCGTCAGGAGGCGGCGCAAAGGAGGAGGGCATGTTAAAGTCTGGTATCCCAGAGGTCAGCACTTCATCTAGCATTCCAGGAAATGCAACTATGATGTCATCAGGAGCAGGTGTTGGTACAGTTATGAAGTCAACAGGAGGAGTTGCCGGTGCAGCTGTGTTGTCATCAGGTGGTGCCGTGAAGGAAGGCATTATGAAGTCTGGCACCACAGAGGTCACCTCTTCATCTAGCATTTCAGGAGGAGGTGCACCTATAACTTCATCAGGAGGTGATGCCAGTGCAGTTGTAAAGTCACCTGGAGTCACCAATGATGCAAATGTAATGTTGCCAGGAGGTGCATTGAAGGAAGGAGGCATGGTAAAATCTGGCACCAGTAAGGTCACCTCTTCAGCAACAAGCTTAGAAGAAGGTGCAGTCATGACATCATCAGGAGGAGGTGTCCAGGGGACTGGTGCTGCCAGTGCCACTGCCGCAGCAACGGTTTTGGCTGGAGGAACAGCAAAGGAGGGAGGCACGGTGATCGCAGTGGTCTCCTCAAGCAGCTCTGGAGGAGCCATAATATCATCAGAGGGCAGTTCAACAGTGTCAGGTAGTGGAATGACGGCGATGTCATCAGGGGGCGGTTCCACAGTGTCAGGTAGTGGAATGACGGCGATGTCATCAGGAGGCGGTTCCACAGTTTCTAGTGGTGGAATGACGGCGACGTCATCAGGGGGCGGTTCCACAGTGTCCAGTGGTGGAATGACGGCGATATCATCAGGGGGCGGTTCCACAGTGTCCGCTGGTGGAATGACGGCGATGTCATCAGGGGGCGGTTCCACAGTGTCCACTGGTGGGATGAAGGCGATGTCATCAGAGGCTGGTTCCACAGTGTCCGCTGGTGGAATGACGGCGATGTCATCAGGGGGCGGTTCCACAGTGTCCGCTGGTGGAATGACGGGGATGTCATCAGGGGGCGGTTCCACAGTGTCTGCTGGTGAAATGACGGGGATGTCATCAGGGGGCGGTTCCACAGTGTCCGCTGGTGGGATGACGGCGATATCATCAGGGGGCGGTTCCACAGTGTCCACTGGTGGGATGACGGCGATGTCATCAGGGGGCGCTTCCACAGTGTCCGCTGGTGGAATGACAGCGATGTCATCAGGGGGCGGTTCCACAGTGTCTGCTGGTGAAATGACGGGGATGTCATCAGGGGGCGGTTCCACAGTGTCCAGTGGTGGAATGACGGCGATGTCATCAGGGGGCGGTTCCACAGTGTCTGGTGGTGGAGTGATGGCAATGTCATCAGGAGACAGTTCCACAGCGTCTGGTGGTGGAATTACCGTGATGTCATCAGGGGGCGGTTCCACAGTGTCCACTGGTGGAATGACGGCGATGTCATCAGGGGGCGTTTCCACAGTGTCTGGTGGTGGAGTGACGGCGATGTCATCAGGAGACAGTTCCACAGCGTCTGGTGGTGGAATGACCACACAGTCCAgcacctcttcttcctccacctctgtcGGGGGTGTGATGTCATCACCAGTGCCAG TCTCTACTGGTGAGATTCCCACAGTTCCCAAGTAA